In one window of Juglans regia cultivar Chandler chromosome 3, Walnut 2.0, whole genome shotgun sequence DNA:
- the LOC109014795 gene encoding pentatricopeptide repeat-containing protein At4g16390, chloroplastic-like, with product MAYHLCSSPSSLFNDRQPFGSSLSSSRKPILRSLTFFFKPSPLQPQPKTLFQIRHVSSIQDPIPQETQKASPSEDSNTKYPDGKSGSSSRSYVWVNPKSPKASRLRQHSYDARYASLAKVAESLNSCNPNEEDVAEVLAALGDRILEQDAVIVLNNAMNPDTALLALRYFQQRLKPNREVVLYNVTIKVFRKCRDLVGAEKLFDEMLERGLKPDNVTFSTLITCARMCSLPNKAVEWFEKMPTFGCDPDDVTYSAMIDAYGRAGNVDMALSLYDRARTGKWRIDPVTFSTLIKVYGVSGNFDGCLNVFEEMKALGAKPNLVIYNTLLDAMGRAKRPWQAKTIYKEMINNGFSPSWATYASLLRAYGRARYGEDALSVYKEMKEKGMELNVVLYNTLLAMCADVGYVDEAVKIFEDMKNSGTCKPDSWSFSSLITIHSCSGKVSEAEAMLNEMLEGGFEPNIFVLTSLIQCYGKAQRTDDVVRTFHQLLELGITPDERFCGCLLNVMTQTPKEELNKLTDCVKKANSKLGHVVKLLLEEQDSDGEFKKQASELFDSVSLDVRKAYCNCLIDLSVNLNLLERACELLELGLTLEIYTDIQSRSPTQWSLHLKGLSLGAALTALHVWINDLSKAVKCGEELPPLLGINTGHGKHKYSDKGLATVFETHLKELNAPFHEAPDKVGWFLTTKVAAQSWLESRSSPELVAP from the coding sequence ATGGCTTATCATCTCTGCTCCTCACCCTCCTCTCTCTTCAATGACCGCCAACCTTTCGGCAGCTCTCTGTCCTCATCACGAAAACCCATTCTCAGAAGCTTAACGTTTTTTTTCAAGCCGAGTCCTCTCCAACCTCAGCCTAAAACCTTGTTCCAAATAAGACATGTTTCTTCTATACAAGACCCAATCCCACAAGAAACCCAGAAGGCAAGTCCCTCGGAAGACTCAAATACTAAATACCCAGATGGAAAATCTGGGTCCTCATCCAGAAGCTACGTCTGGGTCAATCCCAAAAGTCCCAAAGCATCACGGCTTCGGCAACATTCCTACGATGCAAGGTACGCTTCTCTTGCGAAAGTGGCTGAGTCTTTGAATTCATGTAATCCAAATGAGGAAGATGTTGCTGAAGTTCTGGCGGCTTTAGGAGATAGAATTTTGGAACAAGATGCTGTGATTGTTCTTAATAACGCGATGAACCCAGACACCGCATTGCTTGCACTGAGGTACTTTCAGCAGAGGTTGAAACCAAATAGGGAAGTGGTTCTTTATAATGTGACCATTAAGGTGTTTAGAAAGTGTAGGGATTTGGTTGGAGCAGAGAAGctgtttgatgaaatgcttGAGAGAGGGTTAAAACCTGATAATGTCACGTTCTCGACTCTGATTACCTGTGCTAGGATGTGTTCTTTGCCAAATAAGGCTGTGGAGTGGTTTGAGAAGATGCCTACTTTTGGGTGTGATCCCGATGATGTTACCTACTCTGCTATGATAGATGCCTATGGACGGGCTGGTAATGTTGATATGGCTTTGAGTTTGTATGACCGAGCTAGAACTGGAAAGTGGCGCATTGACCCAGTGACATTCTCGACATTGATTAAAGTGTATGGGGTGTCAGGAAATTTTGACGGGTGCTTGAATGTTTTTGAAGAGATGAAGGCTCTTGGTGCAAAGCCTAACTtggttatatataatactttgcTGGATGCTATGGGAAGAGCTAAAAGGCCTTGGCAGGCGAAAACCATTTACAAGGAAATGATCAACAATGGATTTTCCCCGAGTTGGGCAACATATGCATCTCTCTTACGGGCTTATGGTAGAGCTCGATATGGTGAAGATGCGCTTAGTGTGTACAAGGAGATGAAGGAGAAGGGGATGGAGTTGAATGTAGTTCTCTACAATACACTTTTGGCCATGTGTGCTGATGTTGGCTATGTTGATGAAGCTGTCAAGATTTTTGAAGATATGAAGAATTCTGGGACTTGCAAGCCTGACAGTTGGTCATTTTCCTCCTTGATTACGATACATTCCTGCAGTGGAAAAGTCTCAGAGGCAGAGGCAATGTTGAATGAAATGTTGGAGGGGGGTTTTGAGCCAAATATTTTTGTCTTGACATCACTAATTCAATGCTATGGAAAAGCCCAGCGTACCGATGATGTTGTTAGGACATTCCATCAGCTCTTGGAGTTGGGAATTACTCCAGATGAACGCTTCTGCGGTTGTCTTCTGAATGTGATGACCCAAACACCTAAGGAAGAACTTAATAAGCTTACTGATTGTGTCAAGAAGGCTAATTCAAAGCTTGGCCATGTGGTAAAGCTCTTGTTAGAGGAGCAAGATAGTGATGGAGAGTTTAAAAAGCAAGCTTCAGAACTCTTTGATTCGGTTAGTCTGGATGTAAGGAAGGCTTACTGCAATTGCTTAATTGATCTCAGTGTAAACCTAAATCTGTTGGAGAGAGCATGTGAGCTACTAGAGCTGGGGCTTACACTTGAGATATACACAGATATACAGTCCAGGTCCCCAACCCAGTGGTCTCTACATCTAAAAGGTCTCTCTCTTGGGGCAGCTCTCACCGCATTACATGTTTGGATAAATGATTTATCCAAGGCCGTGAAATGTGGGGAGGAGCTTCCTCCATTGCTTGGAATCAATACTGGACATGGGAAACACAAGTACTCAGATAAGGGTTTAGCGACTGTGTTTGAGACACATTTGAAGGAACTCAATGCTCCGTTCCATGAAGCTCCTGATAAGGTTGGCTGGTTTTTGACTACAAAGGTCGCTGCCCAGTCATGGTTGGAGTCTAGAAGTTCGCCTGAATTAGTTGCTCCATAG